AGTGAGTTTGGTTTTCTTTCAGAACCCTGGAGTTCACTCCATGAGAAATATAGTCAACTGTACCTCTGTAAAATGGCATTTTGCCAAGGGGTGTGGCACATTCATTTAATTAAACGCTCCTCTAGAGCTCCAGCAAACTAACATTCCTTCTTCTGCTGGACTTACGTATTGATGATTTTAATTATTATACAGAGAACAGGAACAGGCCATAGCTGtgaaaaaaagagtaaataaaaatatgcttttagTATAAGAATGGCACTTCACATGTTTGATGTTTGAAAAATTATATGAAGAAGCAATATTACATTAGATGCTTTGTTGTTCAAATGAATTTCGGAAATGGTATGAAATATTGACTAATAGCAAAAAGGAGTTAAGCTATTCTGCTATATACATCATGAGTTGTAGAACTCAAAATGTATGAATTCCTGTGCATTTTGCTCAAGATTTCGATTAGTCTGTATTGCTATTTAGTGACGCATCTAATACACTAATTTGAAATGAGTAAGTTAAGTAGAACTGAATTTGAGAGGAAGTAATCTTGAGTAATACTTGTGAGATATGTGGACTACTGAACTCCTTGCCAAGGCTCACTGCagatggaaaaaatatatataacattaATGAATATGGTACACAcaccattttcttttatttttatctatctatctaaaataGGGTTCTAACTTAATTTTTAGGAAATCGTTGAAATTTCCTTTTTCACATAAGGTGTTAAAGAATTTTAACAGATGTGCACTTTCAATATTACATCCTCTGGCTCTTTTCTCTTTCCAGTGATTGTCCCTTTTTGGTAGTATTGTGTGTGTGGAGAAGCAGGTAGTAGGGATGCTTTTGATCTAAGTAAAAACAatgagtaaaaacaaaaacccctacctGCTGCAAGACTGTCTAGCACTTTGTGCTGGTTTGATACTAAGGGTATGGTTTCAGTACAGAGTTAACTCGTGAGATTGGCATCCAAGTTAGCCTGGCcaaggtgtgagcagccacactgcaaagccatacCCAGATTACTGCGTTCTCATTGATGCTGCTTGTCACCTGGGTTTCTCTAGGACTTTTGGTGTCATATCCCATGTTCTTTGTGCTATGATAAACTGAGCCTCTCTGAATCTTTCTGAGTCAGTTGTGGGAGAACTTGGGGGCCCAGTTAGTCAGACCTGGGGAGAAGGGTGTCAAATTGCAGAAAGGCATTGGAGAACTGTAAGAACTCAAATAATTTAGTCGATGTCCCCACTGCACAGTGGGTGGGTTACCACCCTGAGTTAAATCAGCAGCTGAACTTTAATCTACGCTCTCAGATAGGCCAGCTAGCCTGAGTTGAAAGCACAGGTAGACTCAGGTGAGTGGATTTTCTGTGTGGATGCAGGCTTGGCAAGCTGGTCAGTTGACTAGTCAAAAAGGTTACTTGACCGCCTCTTATGCGACTGTCAAATATTCAGCAAGAATGTCCTGATATAGGTGCCAGCCTATTTTTTTGACTGCATCATGgtgccattcttttttttttttttttccaggggttGGGGGAGTTAGATACTTATACCTCATTTACAAAAAACAATTTACTTAACGGagttattttaactcagaaaaatgcaaaacaataaaATTCTATCTGAGGCTAATCTTATTGGGGACCATAAAGTCTTATTTCTTTTGTTACTGTTGTTTCTGTTCTAATAAACTAGTGCTTGAAAATATTTGACCATTTCTGACATTATCTGATCAAGCCTAACTGGGCAATTGACCAGTTATTTTTGAATTGGTCAAATTTCCAGTCTTCCAtggattggggagggaggggggggctAGGGGCAACACCTGAATAAGAGCCTGAGTTAACTGCATGAAGACGCACCCTCAGTGGCTCCTTATCATACTCCTAGCACTGCTGTGGCTTTTACCATAGTAATGTGAGAGCATGCTTTTTGCTGATTGTCAGGTAATAGGTTATGTTTACCCACTGCAAAGCCCAAGAGCCCTCTATCTCCAACAAGAGATGGCTATGGGTATAGGGGAAGAGAAGGTGCCTTCTATCCTTCAAGACAGTGTTTTTCAACCTGTGTGGGAGATGATGGGGTTGTGAAGCTGTCTGTATTGCCATAGACCTCTGCATTACATCAAAATGTGCATCATCCACCATTAACGGAAATTTATTCCTGCAGTGCGTAAAGCAGGAGGTGACTTCTTGACAGCCACCTGCCTTCCATTTCTGTTCCCATAGTATACCCAAATGCTGTTGGCTACTGAAGAAGCTTAAATGTGCAGGCCTGCAACACCCTGCTTCTCTCACTCTCCATGCACTGAAGTAAACTACAGGAGTAATGTGATTTGGAACCTTGAGACTCCTGTTAGATAGCCTTCTAAATGGATGGATAACAGAGtgaatgaacaattaaaaacacaaactagAAGGAAGCTggtcaggaaaaagaaaatggacaGAAAAAGTGATATACTGGGACATAGGGCAAGGGTGACATTAGAAAGGAGGGGTACCCATCAGTTGATCACAGAAAGGCAGGGAGTGCTTCTTCAGAAatgtagagcagtgtttctcaaggACTGCTTCGTAGACCAGTGCCGGTTCCTGAGATTTCCCTTACttagtttaggaaggcagcaagctggtccctggaaTCAAAAAGACTGAGAAACACTAATGTAGAGAACTCCTGCCATGAGCAGAACAAGAGCAGTGCTGAAAGTAATTCAGTACACTGAGTAGCCTCCTCctaccaggagctgctgctgagttgCAGATTTTGAAGGCTTTTTCCTCAGTTGTAGACAACTGACAGGCCAAACAGCTGAGGTTACAGTAGAGTTTTACTCCACTCAGGCAGCCCTTGATGAAAAACAGGTCTTTACAAAACTGTGTTGAGATTTAACAGTGTATGGTCACTACAATTCTACACTGAGTTTAAGGCACTGTATGTACCACATACTGTATTATAGTCACAATTGTGTACAGAGGTGAATGTGCCCATGCTTATTTTGAAGGTAATCATGTCAATGTCTGTTTCTACACGAAACAAATCTGATTATAACCCTGTGGtgagggaggtggggcaggggacagaTAGATTTGGGAATGGTGTGGGTGTGTTGTTTTCTCTTGTATGTATTGCtcatctaaaaaaatattttcagaatatgATTCCAGGTTGAAGATTCATGGTGATGCATAGATAGCTTCACCATACAACTTACAAGATTCCATACCTGTCATGTCTGACAAGGCAAATGTGAAGTGGTGTTGGGCCCGCCACAGGGTGAGATAGTTAAAGGTACCCtgcaaaaaaattgaaacttttttgtgttttttttttgtttttttatttataaagacaGCCTGAAAgcgctctgtctctctcacacactctgcAGGTTTCAGATGTATTCTGGAAGTTCTCTCTTCCCTTAATTAAAGGAATGGGAGCTGAATCCTTGATAAAGAATTCCTCTCAAATATTGTAGTTAAGCAGGTGTTAATAACAGTTTTGAACTAAGAATAAAAATAACTGAGTCAAATTTCACTTCGTACTTGCAATCTTaaaatcctatttcttgttcCACCATCTGTAGCCTTTAAGGGCagaaaaattgtttattttatttattttttaaacaaggtaGGGGGGCAGAATGAATCTTTTAACAAAAACTCGTTCCCGTTCAGGCTACCTTAATAAatcataaagcagcaaaaaaaaaaagtacccacAACGCTTTTTAGGCTTTTTATCACCTTTTTAATACCTTGacttcttgtaaaaaaaaaaaaaaagatacttgcTTCTTTCAAATTGAATCCTAATTGTCCTTCATGACCCTGGCTTTGCACTCATTGTGGGAATTGCATGTTTTGCCAAATGACTTCCCCAGTATGGATTTGCAAAGGGACTGTATCTATAGAACAGCTGTGTGGAAAGCAAGCCCTATTTGTCAAACTATTTTTGGGATGTTGAAGTTACCAAGCTGTTCTTAGATTTcctttaataggaaaaaaaaattgttgaatttTATGTATGGCAGACCAAAATCTTCTGATTTCCTCTGAAACCCCCCACTTAATCTGGCATTGGAGTATGATACAAAGACACTGCTGGTTTCCTTGCTTAGTGGTATTACAGCAATGGATATGAATTGGATGTCCATACTGCTTCTTCTGTATCTTTCAGCAGCCTCTGTTCCAGTTGACCTACTTGCAGAAATGACTTGAGAGGTCTCCAGACTGTGGTGTTGAGGAAACTGCTTATTTGCCTTGAGGTTGCTGCTTATGTGGCATGCCACTGGATTCTGTTCTGTCAGTTCCTTCTGGTCAGTACATAATAGGCCACTAGGAGAAATAGTAAGACAATTTGAGCTATGTAGCCATATGTGCTGGTGATACCCAgttctgtccttttttttttttttttttttttttaataaaatccattaGATGCCTATCTGTGAGAGGATCCTGGATAATGTTTTTTCTCACAGATACCTCTGGCAAGGAGGGTGCAACCTTCCTCTTGTGTAATACAGGCTGCATTTAGCCTCATGCTTGTGACTTGTTTGTGCCCCTAAACACCTTTTTGAAGCTTCAGGTGATGCAGAATCTAGTGGCTCACTAACTGGTGCTTCTTGTGTGGAGCATGTTAGACCTGTGTTGCACAGGTTGCAAAGTTGCACAGCCTACTATTTTTCTTGTAGGTGTAATAAATTGTGTTCATTTTGATCTATAAAACCATATGTGATTTGGATCCTGACTGTTATGTAGACTAATGCTTTATGTGGAAATTAAGATCCGCTGAGACACttaattcagtttttaaagttgTTAGTTgtcaggggcttgggggaaggtgTTCTCAGTTGAGGTCTTTTGACTCTACAAGCTTTCCTGTGTTGGTCTGATAGTCAGTTTGACTTTTGCAACAGTCCCCTAAGTATTCTAGTTACTCATTCTTTTGCATAAGGAAGGGTATATACATAACTTGAATTTCTGTTGTGATTGGAGAGGGAGATTTCCTCAGTTATTTTTATCAAATGGCTTTGTAATTAATATATACTAATTTGCTGTCCACCATCCACGTGTTATAATGCACTTTATTTTCAACTTTCACACTTCTAAAATTTTCATTATGCACACAGTTGTGGGGAATTGGGGATGCTTAAGTTTGAAGTGGAAAGAAAGGGCttggaaaggagagaaaaactGAGGGGGGAAGATACAAAGGCAGGAGCATGAGAAGCATGGGCATGGAAAGAAGTTGGACAGCTGATGGGTTACATTAGCTTTAAGAAATATGCTATAGATACAATGAACTGAGGCTAAACATGGTGTATAGTTTCTCTAAATTGCAAGCACAACAAATAGTTTTGCTTGGGTTATTCAAATTGTCTCTTTaaatgaagatgtcattaaagAGGACTTGTAGCTGGTTCTTGGGAACCTAGCTTTCCATAGGTTGCCTTGGAAAGTGGTAGGGAGCAGCATACTCTCAGTCTTTGAGTCACTGAGCTGTAGAAGCAGTGCATTATGGAGGAATGGGTAGCAAGTAAATACTAAAGAAGTTAGTGTGTCTTCAGAGGTTCTAAATGTGGTGCAACCATTATTGCCATGAGAATTCTAATTTTTCATTAAGATGAACTGTTTTGTATCTGAAAAATTAGACGCCATTCTTGAATAGTTTATTGGTTACTGCGGTACTCTAGAAATATAAGTTAACCTCTTGAATTTGGTGGGGAGAACTTTAAATGTCTGATTTAGTTATATGTAGCATGCCTGTGTATTGCAGTGTAAATATAAAAATTTCTTTTAATACTTATGAAATCATTTTGGCTTCATCTCAGTGGCAATGGGAAGCAACCATTTCTTTTGCCACATTAGTTTTTTTCCACAGTTGTCACAAATTTTTAATAGTGTTGCTAATGAAGTATGCTTAGTATTGTAAACTTAGATAAGTCAAAGCACTTGCATTCATCAAGAACCACTCCCCAATTTAGAACCTCCAATTGTTTGCTAAAATAGAACTAATTCTAATCTATAGAGTTTAGAAACTTTCTTCACAAACTATAGTAAAGTGCAGTAAATCAAATGTATCATAAACgtgcaatatttaaaaatgttactaTAGTCTCATGAGTCAGTATAAACGTAACAATTCATTTTGTAATTATTGCGATatgtgtgtaacttttttttattttttactcccAGGGGACATTCCTCTATCTTTTGAACCTTCCAACCTACTCCATTTTATATAATTTCTTCCCTCGCCTAGCTTCAAAATCCTGGGTTACAACCACCGTTTTAGCTGAAAACTGGACAAATTTTAATCAGATTGTATGAATTAAATCCCTAAGACACAGTAAAGGACATGTTGTGGAGCAGTACAATCCAGTTCTCCTCCAGTGGCTGAGCATACTGTCTCCTTAGTACACACCTTGGACCCCACAGCAGGGTTGAATATAGAGAGGAACTGAATTGTCTGGCACTACCCTATACTGCGGCTAGGCGATTTGGCAATATAACGCATTTGAATTCAATAGGAAAAATGTATTGTATTTGCCTTTTTGGAAAGACTTTCCAAATCAGTTGTCTTCCTCTTGAATACTTCTGCATTGTGCCAGTTAGATGCACACTGTTCAGTGGCTGTTCTTAATAAATTTTCCTTGATAAGACTTAAAAGCGTAGTATATAAATGTTTACAAATTCCTTAGGGAGGTGATATGGTAAAGTTTAAAGTGAAATAAGAATTTTCTTAAAGGAATTGACTTGCACTCGGGTCTTCAATTTTGGTTAAACTGAACAAGAACACCATCATGTctagaaggaatttttttccccttgcagtTTCTAAGTTGGTATGATGGAAATATTGAATGAGGATTGCATTCTCTTCTTCCTCAATGTCAAGCTATTTTAAGTTGATCTTTCTGTGTGTATTTGCAGGTGACTGAGCTGAATGAGCCCCTCTCCAATGAAGATAGAAACCTGCTGTCTGTAGCCTATAAGAATGTGGTTGGGGCTAGACGATCTTCCTGGCGAGTCATCAGCAGCATAGAGCAGAAAACTATGGCAGATGGGAATGAGAAGAAGCTGGAAAAAGTTAAAGCTTACAGGGAGAAGATCGAAAAGGAGCTGGAGACAGTCTGCAATGATGTTTTGGCCCTCTTAGATAAGTTCTTGATCAAGAACTGCAATGACTTCCAATATGAGAGCAAGGTCTTTTATCTGAAAATGAAAGGAGATTACTACCGCTATTTGGCAGAAGTTGCTGCTGGTGAGAAGAAGAACAGTGTTGTGGAAGCTTCAGAGGCTGCCTATAAAGAGGCTTTTGAAATCAGCAAAGAGCACATGCAGCCCACTCACCCGATAAGGCTTGGGTTGGCACTCAACTTCTCAGTGTTCTACTATGAAATCCAGAATGCACCTGAGCAGGCCTGCCTTTTAGCCAAACAAGCCTTTGATGATGCCATAGCTGAGCTGGACACACTAAATGAGGATTCCTACAAGGACTCCACACTTATCATGCAGTTACTTCGAGACAACCTCACTCTCTGGACAAGTGACCAGCAGGATGAGGAAGCAGGAGAGGGCAATAACTAAAGAGCTTTCATCCTAGCCCTCCATCATCCACTTCACCATCCCCATTATCACCATCCCACAATATTTCCTTGCCAGTCTCACTAAATATCTAGTGCTAAGCATATCTGTATTGTTAGCACAGCTGTTCAGATCTGCAGTCCACTTTATCAGGAGGCAGTTTTGGATAAGTCTTCATGAGCATTGctggattgattgattgatctGCCCTGTTTATCATAGTTGCACTTGAATGGTGCAGAAAGATGCATATTAAAGAGGCATTTTAGTTTGCCTATTGATCATAAAATATGGGCAAGAATAATAGAAAGTGAATTAATCAGAAATCTAATCTTTAAATTTTCCATTTGAAACAAGCTGATAGTGTTTTGTTAAGCAGTACATCTTGTGCATGCAAAGCAAATTAGCCACCCCAAAAACTTTTTTCAACCGATGAAAACAGTTAAGCTGATGTGAAGTGACAACTTAGTTCTATTTATCAGTTTACAAACTGTTCAGAATGTGAGGTTTTGGTAGCAACTTGTTTTTTTGCCTCTTTAACTTATGATGTGCACAGACTTTCATTTAATGCAATGCATCTACTTAAAAGTTTTGATACTTGTAACCTTTTTTGCAGTTGTTTTGAAAAATcatgaatttattttttgtaaactctttggcTGTTTAGTTGTCTGTGTATTCTGACAGCGCCATGTCCGTGTTAGCCCATGTTAAGATGGATGACTCTCTGAAATGCCAGACTTCTAAATTTAATGTTTTGgaattaaatgaataaaataaaatgctgcttCAGAAATATTATCTCTACATGAGCTGTCCTGTCATCTTTTCATAAGAATGGAGATTTATAGAGGTGTCCAGCTTGCAAAGATTTAAATTGTCCTAAATACATTGAAGAGAATGTAGCAATCCAAACTAAATAAGTAACGTTGCTTACCTATATCCCATTGGGGTTGCCAATTGCATATTCAGTGCAGTAACTTGCTAGTGCAGCTGTAATGCAAGCCTGCCGGTTAATGTTTACAAGATTCTAAAGAGCATTGCTTGTTGACTTACTAATTTAGGTACAAAAAGACTTGTATTTATTGCTTCCGTCCATGATgacttgtagatttttttttcttagaaatcTCAACCGAGTTGCTTATACCCATTAACGAATTCTGAATTAAGTTTCTTTAACTGAAACCATAGCCTTATGTTGCATTTGTCTATCCAAACAAAATGCAATCCTGTTGCTTAATTAGTGTTGGATCTTAAGGAGTTCCTTTCAAACTAACCAATATCTGATTCCCAAATTCACTTAATTGCTATATCTTCTCTTACAAATTAGTTAATATGTATTGATTCCTTGTCTGCTCTTGCATTAACCTATTTAGTCATTTTCTCTTCCTACCTCAGCCACATTTTTATCCATAACAGGCCATCACCTCTCACCCAGTGGTTTAAATTCAGCCTGAGATCACTGGGCCAGCCCGCCAACCCCTGAAGTTCCTGAGAGTCCTAGGTAGCAGAGTCCCACTCTGGAGTGGCGTTGAGCTGGCTAAGTCTTGGCTGAATAAAGACACTTTTTTTCTGACTCAGCAACTGGCCAGTCAGCCACAGAGGTCTCAGAGGAATTGCTTGACGCACGGCTTCTCTCACTGGTTGCTCACAGCTAACAATGTCATATGTAGAGGGAGGAATATTCAGCTAATGAGTAGCATACTTTACCCATCCAGTTTCTGCTGTGCAACGCTGTGTTCGTTTCACAAACAGTTGCTGTTCTGAGCAGCTTTGTCCTATGTCCTTTCTGTGTT
This window of the Dermochelys coriacea isolate rDerCor1 chromosome 15, rDerCor1.pri.v4, whole genome shotgun sequence genome carries:
- the YWHAH gene encoding 14-3-3 protein eta; this encodes MGDREQLLQRARLAEQAERYDDMASAMKAVTELNEPLSNEDRNLLSVAYKNVVGARRSSWRVISSIEQKTMADGNEKKLEKVKAYREKIEKELETVCNDVLALLDKFLIKNCNDFQYESKVFYLKMKGDYYRYLAEVAAGEKKNSVVEASEAAYKEAFEISKEHMQPTHPIRLGLALNFSVFYYEIQNAPEQACLLAKQAFDDAIAELDTLNEDSYKDSTLIMQLLRDNLTLWTSDQQDEEAGEGNN